A genome region from Hymenobacter tibetensis includes the following:
- a CDS encoding GatB/YqeY domain-containing protein has product MALKDLIDADIKKAMLAKDKTRLTTLRSIKSQIMLAETAEGQHGAALTEDAEVKLLTKQAKQRREAAETYNKQFRSDLEEVELAELAIIEEYLPQQLSEADLVEHLVGIIQRVGATGPSDLGKVMGVAARELAGKADGRLISQVVNNLLNNTNL; this is encoded by the coding sequence ATGGCTCTGAAAGACCTCATCGACGCAGATATCAAAAAGGCTATGCTAGCTAAAGACAAAACTCGTCTTACTACGCTACGCAGCATCAAATCCCAGATTATGCTGGCCGAAACGGCCGAAGGCCAGCATGGCGCGGCTCTTACCGAAGACGCCGAGGTAAAGCTACTTACCAAGCAAGCCAAGCAGCGCCGCGAAGCCGCCGAAACCTACAACAAGCAGTTCCGCTCCGACCTCGAAGAAGTGGAACTAGCTGAGTTGGCTATCATCGAGGAATATCTCCCTCAGCAGCTTAGCGAAGCCGATTTGGTGGAGCACTTGGTGGGCATCATTCAACGCGTAGGTGCCACTGGCCCCTCCGACCTCGGCAAAGTAATGGGAGTGGCCGCGCGCGAGCTAGCTGGCAAAGCCGACGGCCGCCTAATCTCGCAGGTGGTAAACAACCTGCTTAACAACACAAATTTGTAG
- a CDS encoding CvpA family protein — MSAFDILLLIPLGIGAVKGFQRGLVLEVASLLAFVLGAVGGLMLLNDAIPLVRHYVGEAFGLLPLVAFLLVFAAIVWGVHLLGSFVKKAVHLTPLGVLDNLGGGAVGIVKWVLGLSLLLHGIGLSSLQLISPTLVATSEVLPVVRQATPFALEIVGFVMPFASTLLVKLRAVF; from the coding sequence ATGTCTGCCTTCGATATTCTGCTGCTAATTCCGCTGGGCATAGGAGCCGTAAAGGGCTTTCAGCGGGGACTGGTGCTGGAGGTGGCCTCGTTGCTAGCCTTTGTACTGGGTGCAGTAGGGGGGCTGATGCTGCTCAACGATGCCATTCCGTTGGTGCGTCATTACGTGGGGGAGGCTTTCGGGCTTCTGCCGTTGGTGGCGTTCCTGCTGGTATTTGCCGCCATTGTATGGGGTGTACATTTGCTTGGCAGCTTCGTGAAGAAGGCAGTGCACCTCACGCCACTAGGAGTTCTCGACAACTTGGGTGGTGGTGCAGTTGGGATAGTGAAATGGGTACTAGGACTGAGCTTGCTGCTGCACGGTATCGGCTTATCGAGCTTGCAGTTGATTTCGCCTACTCTTGTAGCTACTTCCGAGGTGCTGCCTGTGGTACGCCAAGCCACGCCCTTCGCCCTGGAAATTGTTGGCTTCGTGATGCCTTTCGCCAGCACGCTGTTGGTTAAGCTACGCGCAGTATTTTAG
- a CDS encoding anthranilate synthase component II — protein MRLLLLDNFDSFTYNLLDYFQQLGCEVLVVRNDVPLASLEELKFDALVLSPGPGTPAAAGNLMAVIAAWHQRVPMLGVCLGHQALAEFFGATVARAAKPMHGKVSEMDVVAHEQLFQGLPPSVTVTRYHSLVVSDLPSVLVPLAYTTDEPQELMALRHASLPLVGVQFHPEALLTTHGLAMLRNWVRYCIIVEEGPVAHTTPATP, from the coding sequence GTGCGCCTGTTGCTGCTCGATAATTTCGACTCATTCACGTATAATCTGCTGGACTATTTCCAGCAGCTTGGCTGCGAGGTGCTTGTGGTGCGCAATGATGTGCCCTTGGCTTCCCTCGAAGAACTGAAGTTTGATGCTTTGGTTTTGTCGCCGGGGCCGGGCACACCAGCCGCGGCTGGTAACCTGATGGCGGTAATAGCAGCGTGGCATCAGCGTGTGCCTATGCTTGGTGTTTGCTTGGGGCACCAGGCGCTAGCCGAATTTTTTGGAGCTACTGTGGCGCGTGCCGCCAAACCCATGCACGGCAAAGTATCTGAAATGGATGTGGTAGCCCACGAGCAGCTATTTCAAGGCTTACCCCCGTCCGTTACTGTTACGCGCTACCACTCTTTAGTGGTGAGCGACTTGCCGTCTGTGTTGGTGCCTTTGGCGTATACCACCGACGAGCCTCAGGAACTAATGGCCTTGCGTCATGCGAGCTTGCCCTTGGTCGGGGTGCAGTTTCACCCAGAGGCGTTGCTCACCACCCACGGACTAGCTATGCTGCGCAATTGGGTTCGGTATTGTATCATTGTAGAAGAGGGGCCGGTGGCGCATACCACCCCGGCTACCCCCTAA
- a CDS encoding alpha/beta fold hydrolase — MELQIKEYNEFQYVDEGAGPVLLLLHGLFGALSNWEDVVTYFRPKYRVIIPLLPIYDMPLTQAGVPGLVKYVEDFVKTIGLNEPFTLLGNSLGGHVGLEYTLRNPSQVCRLVLTGSSGLFEDGMGGSFPKRGNYAFVQERVAYTFYDPSVATKELVDEVFNVTNSNAKCLRIISIARSAQRHNLGKELGGIQVPTLLVWGLNDTITPPLVAHDFHALIRGSELRFLDRCGHAPMMERPHEFNILLGQFLRRTEAESTAAN, encoded by the coding sequence ATGGAATTGCAGATCAAAGAATACAACGAATTTCAGTACGTCGATGAAGGGGCCGGACCTGTTCTGCTGCTGCTGCATGGATTGTTTGGTGCCCTTAGCAACTGGGAGGACGTCGTAACCTACTTCCGTCCTAAGTACCGCGTCATTATTCCGCTGCTACCCATCTACGACATGCCGCTCACGCAGGCTGGCGTGCCAGGACTGGTGAAGTACGTAGAGGACTTTGTGAAGACTATTGGGTTGAACGAGCCTTTCACTCTGCTAGGCAACTCCCTTGGTGGCCACGTTGGCTTGGAATACACGCTGCGCAATCCATCTCAGGTTTGTCGTTTGGTGCTTACCGGCAGCAGTGGCTTGTTTGAAGATGGCATGGGCGGCTCGTTTCCCAAGCGCGGAAACTACGCCTTCGTACAAGAGCGAGTGGCGTATACCTTCTATGACCCCTCCGTAGCCACCAAAGAGCTAGTGGACGAGGTCTTCAACGTCACCAACTCCAACGCGAAATGCCTGCGTATTATCTCTATTGCTCGTTCTGCGCAACGCCATAATCTTGGCAAAGAACTGGGAGGTATACAAGTGCCTACGTTGCTAGTATGGGGCCTAAATGACACTATCACGCCGCCTCTCGTTGCTCACGATTTTCATGCACTTATCCGCGGTTCAGAACTTCGCTTCTTAGACCGTTGTGGACATGCTCCTATGATGGAGCGTCCACACGAGTTTAATATCCTTCTCGGGCAGTTTTTGCGGCGTACCGAGGCTGAAAGTACTGCTGCTAACTAA